The following proteins are encoded in a genomic region of Pelodictyon phaeoclathratiforme BU-1:
- a CDS encoding RNA-binding domain-containing protein: MDVSIQQIHELIRQGEGISTEFKTCRNKINRDVYETVCAFLNRHGGTILLGIQDDGTVQGIEQDAVTQIKKDFVTAINNPLKLTPPTYLSVDVVELDGKSLLRIYVPESSQVHRCNGRIYDRNEDGDLDITDHTTLVAHLYQRKQATFSENKVYPWIQVEDLRPELIEKCRRYVRINRDNHPWADMDDLQLLKSAQLYQENPVTRENGVTLAGVMLFAPDLLILKVCPAHRTDLILRKVNVDRYDDRDLVRTNLIESYDRILAFVQKHLPDPFYLEGIERRSLRDAIFREVASNILIHREYSSGVPARLIIEYGQVTTWNANRPHGFGVLNPDNFAPYPKNPVIGAFFREIDRADELGSGMRKMMMYGKKYGGADPQLIEGDLFRMIISVPEFGENPSNTLGREPAAVSSGPESGPESGPESGPESIFKRIIKELLIGARSKSELAAALGQRSVSGKLNERIREMLADGLIAQTIPDKPTSRLQKYCLTEKGRKCLEKR, from the coding sequence ATGGACGTCAGCATACAGCAAATACATGAACTGATCCGTCAGGGGGAAGGGATATCTACGGAGTTCAAAACCTGCAGGAATAAGATCAATCGCGATGTCTATGAGACAGTTTGCGCCTTTCTCAATCGGCATGGCGGGACGATTTTACTCGGTATTCAGGATGATGGAACCGTTCAGGGGATTGAGCAGGATGCTGTAACGCAGATCAAAAAGGACTTTGTCACTGCCATCAACAACCCGCTGAAGCTTACTCCGCCAACGTATCTCTCTGTGGATGTTGTCGAGTTGGACGGGAAATCCCTGCTGCGTATCTATGTGCCGGAAAGCTCGCAGGTGCATCGCTGTAATGGTCGTATTTATGACCGCAATGAAGATGGCGATCTGGATATTACCGATCACACCACACTGGTGGCGCATCTCTACCAGCGTAAACAGGCGACCTTCAGCGAAAACAAGGTATACCCCTGGATTCAGGTCGAAGATCTTCGCCCGGAATTGATTGAAAAGTGCCGTCGATATGTTCGTATAAACAGGGATAATCACCCTTGGGCGGATATGGATGATCTGCAACTACTCAAGAGTGCCCAGCTCTATCAGGAAAATCCAGTTACCAGGGAAAACGGAGTTACTCTGGCTGGAGTTATGCTGTTTGCACCTGACCTGCTTATCCTGAAAGTATGTCCTGCGCATCGAACCGACCTGATCCTGCGCAAGGTCAATGTTGACCGCTACGACGACCGCGATCTGGTACGCACCAACCTTATTGAAAGCTATGACCGCATTCTGGCCTTTGTCCAGAAGCATTTGCCAGACCCTTTTTATCTTGAAGGCATTGAACGCAGAAGCCTGCGGGATGCCATCTTCCGTGAGGTTGCATCCAATATCCTTATTCACCGCGAATATTCCAGCGGTGTTCCGGCTCGGCTTATTATTGAATACGGTCAGGTGACCACCTGGAACGCCAATCGTCCTCACGGGTTTGGCGTGCTGAACCCCGACAACTTCGCGCCCTATCCTAAAAACCCGGTGATCGGTGCATTTTTCAGGGAGATAGACCGCGCTGACGAACTTGGTTCCGGTATGCGCAAGATGATGATGTATGGCAAAAAGTACGGCGGAGCGGACCCTCAGCTCATCGAAGGTGACCTTTTTCGCATGATCATCAGTGTGCCGGAATTCGGAGAAAACCCTTCAAACACTCTTGGACGTGAGCCAGCAGCAGTTTCCTCGGGGCCAGAGTCGGGGCCAGAGTCGGGGCCAGAGTCGGGGCCAGAGTCGATTTTTAAAAGAATCATCAAGGAGTTGCTCATCGGTGCCCGATCAAAATCCGAATTGGCTGCTGCGCTTGGCCAAAGGTCGGTATCGGGAAAACTGAATGAACGGATCCGTGAAATGCTTGCTGATGGCTTGATTGCGCAGACCATTCCTGACAAGCCAACAAGCCGATTGCAAAAATATTGTCTGACTGAGAAAGGTCGTAAATGTCTAGAAAAAAGATGA
- a CDS encoding DUF2442 domain-containing protein, with protein MIDSISIVECSSIKDYQIFLKFNTGETGEVDLRNLVCKYPIAEPLRNPEAFSHLYLDSWPTLAWDFGFDVDPKSLYFRATDKSPWDTKAS; from the coding sequence ATTATTGACAGTATTTCAATTGTCGAGTGCAGTTCTATCAAGGATTATCAGATTTTCCTGAAATTCAATACCGGCGAAACGGGGGAGGTTGATCTCCGCAATCTTGTTTGTAAATATCCAATAGCTGAACCATTGCGGAACCCTGAAGCTTTTTCACATCTTTATCTTGATTCCTGGCCAACTCTGGCATGGGATTTCGGTTTCGATGTTGACCCCAAGTCACTATATTTCAGGGCAACCGACAAGTCGCCGTGGGATACCAAAGCGTCCTAA
- a CDS encoding toll/interleukin-1 receptor domain-containing protein — translation MTTLFDFDVLLSFAGKERHFARAIHDIASANGLRVFLDEEFQHEIWGRNLVEYLDQTYRERGQFVLVLLSKSYRDKGFTKVELFAAFDRMINERAEYLLPVKVDDDSWIDGLPRSTAYLDLRKEGVLGVCKLLLKKIRGSTASLIIPPGINIPRIPSASISGDQLAEYLVELCARPQVTLFGALVYDETNIGLRRLLRDQDSWDALDKASGQNLEVFAIRDTEQYGSDAPPFQQEMMTSISLSCARDRGYYYSKLLHDYFGREKTRLAYPSFLLFIVEKRKVKKCWLIPFHRATPDETLDWLIDLFSSIKKCLLVAGGANASSDEVISKLKELLLDGKYKLNIQQVMNDAERAVRLLTEYIE, via the coding sequence ATGACTACATTATTTGATTTTGATGTCCTTCTTTCATTTGCCGGAAAGGAACGGCATTTTGCTCGCGCTATTCATGATATTGCCTCAGCAAATGGATTGCGAGTTTTTCTTGATGAAGAATTTCAGCATGAGATATGGGGCAGGAACCTCGTGGAGTATCTTGATCAGACCTATCGAGAGCGTGGCCAATTTGTGCTTGTATTACTGTCGAAATCCTACCGAGATAAGGGATTTACTAAGGTCGAACTCTTCGCTGCTTTTGATCGCATGATCAACGAGAGAGCAGAGTACCTATTACCTGTCAAGGTCGATGATGATTCATGGATTGATGGTCTTCCGAGGTCTACAGCCTATCTTGATTTACGAAAAGAGGGTGTCCTTGGAGTATGCAAATTGCTACTCAAGAAGATTCGAGGTTCGACTGCGAGTCTAATAATTCCTCCTGGAATTAATATTCCGCGGATTCCAAGTGCTTCAATATCCGGCGATCAGTTGGCTGAGTACCTTGTCGAATTGTGCGCAAGACCGCAAGTGACCTTGTTCGGTGCGCTTGTTTATGACGAAACAAATATTGGTTTACGTCGCTTGCTTAGAGATCAAGATTCGTGGGATGCTCTTGACAAAGCGTCAGGTCAAAATCTTGAAGTATTTGCAATTCGAGATACCGAGCAATATGGCAGTGATGCGCCTCCTTTTCAACAAGAAATGATGACTAGCATATCGCTTAGTTGCGCACGAGATCGGGGTTATTACTATTCTAAGCTTTTGCACGACTACTTTGGAAGGGAGAAGACAAGACTTGCATATCCTTCGTTTTTGTTGTTTATCGTTGAGAAGCGGAAGGTTAAGAAGTGCTGGCTTATTCCTTTTCACCGAGCCACTCCAGATGAGACACTTGATTGGTTGATCGATCTCTTTAGTTCGATTAAGAAATGCCTATTGGTTGCGGGTGGGGCCAATGCATCATCGGACGAAGTAATTTCAAAACTGAAAGAATTATTGCTGGATGGTAAGTATAAACTTAACATTCAACAAGTCATGAACGATGCTGAACGTGCTGTGCGTTTGCTGACTGAATATATTGAATAA
- a CDS encoding restriction endonuclease subunit S: MKTVELQQVTTIIAGQSPESSTYNSIADGLPFFQGKADFQDKFPKVRIWCNSAKRKEADPGDILMSVRAPVGSVNICNQKCIIGRGLSAIRPDANLNNYFLYYYLKCNEKNVASLGTGSTFQAITQTTLKRLDVPLPPLDDQIRSATLLSKVENLIFRRREQLKQLDELLKSVFLEMFGDPVRNEMGWEMKRMDEISDSRLGKMRDKKFITGNHLRKYIGNSNVQWFRFKLDDLEEMDFDERERVLFALMDGDLLICEGGDIGRCAIWRSNLSECYFQKAIHRVRLHKSQAIPEYLQYVMLFFSLYNGFKNVTCKATISHLTGEKLKETLIPLPSLELQNRFSTIVKKVEKIKITYTHSFINLESLYGILSQKAFKGELDFLQVSPVEGNVS, translated from the coding sequence ATGAAAACAGTTGAACTTCAACAGGTTACAACCATAATTGCAGGCCAATCCCCTGAATCGTCAACATATAATTCAATTGCCGACGGATTACCGTTTTTTCAAGGGAAAGCAGATTTTCAGGATAAATTCCCAAAAGTTCGTATTTGGTGCAACAGCGCTAAGCGTAAAGAGGCCGATCCTGGCGATATTCTGATGTCTGTTCGTGCCCCCGTTGGATCGGTAAATATTTGTAACCAGAAATGCATTATAGGGAGGGGGTTGTCGGCAATCCGACCAGACGCAAATCTAAATAATTATTTTCTATACTATTATCTCAAGTGCAACGAGAAAAATGTTGCCAGTTTAGGAACAGGTTCGACATTTCAAGCAATAACTCAGACAACGTTGAAAAGGCTTGACGTGCCCCTTCCGCCGCTTGACGACCAAATCCGTAGTGCAACCCTCCTTTCCAAAGTAGAAAACCTGATCTTCCGCCGCCGCGAGCAACTAAAACAGCTTGACGAACTGCTCAAAAGTGTTTTTCTGGAGATGTTTGGCGATCCGGTCAGGAATGAGATGGGGTGGGAGATGAAACGTATGGATGAAATTTCTGATTCCCGGTTAGGGAAAATGCGTGACAAAAAGTTCATTACAGGAAATCATCTGAGAAAATATATCGGAAATTCAAATGTCCAGTGGTTTCGTTTCAAACTGGATGATTTGGAGGAAATGGATTTTGATGAAAGAGAGCGCGTACTATTTGCTTTGATGGATGGAGATCTGTTGATTTGTGAAGGTGGTGATATAGGGCGATGTGCAATATGGAGAAGTAACTTGTCAGAATGTTATTTTCAGAAAGCCATACATCGAGTAAGATTACACAAATCGCAAGCTATACCTGAATATCTTCAATATGTGATGCTGTTCTTTTCGTTATACAATGGTTTTAAGAATGTTACCTGTAAGGCGACTATTTCTCATTTAACCGGCGAAAAACTTAAAGAAACGCTTATTCCATTACCTTCTCTTGAACTTCAAAACCGTTTTTCAACAATCGTCAAAAAAGTTGAAAAAATCAAGATCACCTACACTCACTCTTTTATTAATCTCGAATCACTCTATGGTATTCTCAGCCAAAAAGCATTCAAGGGTGAGCTGGATTTTTTGCAGGTTTCGCCTGTTGAGGGAAACGTGAGCTAA
- a CDS encoding type I restriction-modification system subunit M, translated as MLQHNPELKSKIDQLWNKFWSGGISNPLTAIEQITYLLFMKRMDDQDQEKQASAEWAGEPYTSKFKGVWIPQEYRGKSNSFNYAIDKSTLRWSEFKHMQAEEMLTHVQTKVFPYLKDMNGAESQFSHHMKNAVFIIPKPSLLVEAVKTVDEIFEVMEKDSNEKGQAFQDIQGDVYEFLLSEIASAGKNGQFRTPRHIIKMMADLVEPKLGHTIADPACGTGGFLLGAYQYIVTQLAIRAGNKDLVADEDGFLRTSVSVGLTEQAKSILGKTLFGYDIDSTMVRLALMNLMMHGIDEPEIDYKDTLSKSFTEESCYDIIMANPPFTGSIDKGDINESFTLSTTKTELLFVENIYRLLKKGGTACVIVPQGVLFGSGGAFKALRKLLVDRCDLKAVITMPSGVFKPYAGVSTSILLFTKVWGPLDKVTKPATEHVWFYDMQSDGYSLDDKRSKQEGFGDLLDIVENYKRRSVEHDTDRTQKFFFVPRIEIEGEGGYDLSLSRYKTDVFEEVVYESPSVILDKLIAAEVGEIDEAELTNIQSGIVRELLELKGMIG; from the coding sequence ATGCTGCAGCACAACCCTGAACTGAAATCAAAAATAGACCAACTCTGGAACAAGTTCTGGAGCGGCGGCATATCCAATCCACTCACCGCCATCGAACAGATCACCTATTTGCTCTTCATGAAGCGAATGGACGATCAGGATCAGGAAAAGCAGGCAAGCGCCGAATGGGCGGGCGAACCCTACACCTCAAAATTCAAGGGAGTGTGGATTCCGCAGGAATACCGTGGCAAATCAAATTCATTCAATTATGCGATAGACAAAAGCACCCTCCGCTGGAGTGAATTCAAGCACATGCAGGCCGAAGAGATGCTCACCCATGTGCAGACCAAAGTTTTTCCCTACCTGAAAGACATGAACGGTGCCGAATCGCAATTCAGCCACCACATGAAAAATGCGGTATTCATCATCCCCAAGCCATCGCTTCTCGTTGAAGCCGTGAAAACGGTTGACGAAATCTTTGAGGTGATGGAGAAAGACTCGAATGAAAAGGGGCAGGCATTTCAGGATATTCAGGGTGACGTCTATGAATTTCTGCTCTCCGAAATTGCCTCCGCCGGAAAAAACGGACAGTTCCGCACCCCTCGCCATATTATCAAAATGATGGCCGATCTGGTCGAGCCAAAGCTTGGCCACACCATTGCCGATCCAGCATGTGGCACAGGCGGATTTCTGCTCGGAGCCTATCAATACATCGTAACGCAACTGGCGATTCGCGCCGGAAACAAGGATCTCGTGGCGGACGAAGACGGATTTCTCCGCACCTCTGTTTCTGTGGGCCTTACCGAACAGGCAAAATCAATTCTTGGCAAGACGCTCTTCGGCTACGATATCGACAGCACCATGGTTCGCCTTGCGCTCATGAACCTGATGATGCACGGTATTGATGAACCGGAAATTGACTACAAGGATACCCTGAGCAAGAGCTTTACCGAAGAGTCCTGCTACGATATCATCATGGCCAATCCACCCTTTACCGGCAGCATCGACAAAGGCGACATCAACGAAAGCTTTACCCTCTCCACCACCAAAACAGAGCTGCTGTTTGTTGAAAACATCTACCGGCTGCTGAAAAAAGGAGGAACCGCCTGCGTTATTGTGCCTCAGGGTGTGCTCTTTGGCTCCGGCGGCGCCTTCAAGGCACTGCGCAAGCTGCTGGTTGACCGCTGCGACCTGAAAGCCGTTATCACCATGCCGAGTGGTGTCTTCAAACCCTATGCCGGAGTCTCAACATCCATTCTGCTCTTTACAAAAGTATGGGGGCCGCTCGACAAGGTCACCAAACCGGCGACAGAGCATGTCTGGTTCTACGACATGCAGTCGGACGGCTACTCCCTCGACGACAAACGAAGCAAGCAGGAGGGTTTTGGTGATCTGCTTGATATTGTGGAGAATTATAAACGGCGAAGCGTTGAGCACGACACCGACAGAACCCAAAAGTTCTTTTTTGTGCCGCGCATTGAAATTGAAGGCGAAGGAGGATATGACCTATCCCTTTCCCGCTATAAAACCGATGTTTTTGAAGAGGTCGTGTACGAAAGTCCATCGGTGATTCTCGACAAACTGATTGCGGCAGAAGTGGGGGAGATCGATGAGGCTGAACTTACCAACATTCAGAGCGGCATTGTACGCGAGCTACTTGAGCTCAAGGGGATGATTGGATGA
- a CDS encoding RNA-binding domain-containing protein, whose product MTENNRIEYKRELTDGLEKEVIAFLNYHDGGIIYIGIDKHGAIYGVSECDALQLVIKDRLKNNIQPSCLGLFDVIHETREGKDIIKLIVASGTEKPYYLRRFGMSEKGCFIRIGSASEPMTQHMIEELFARRTRNSIARIRSLRQDLTFEQLKIYYQEAGLTLGDKFAANLELLTEDGVYNYAGYLLADQNGNSVQVAKYAGTDRVDLLESKDYGFCCLVKTCKQILDRLEGVENRVINKITPRERISRSLWGKVALREAVINAIIHNDYSTELVPKFEIFADRLEITSAGTVHPGSEQDDFFAGYSMPRNKTLMRVFKDLAMVEYLGSGMPRILKAYPREAYTFSTHFIRTTFPVSREALALEEEVLKAEAKTSGAQSRAQSRAQSVAVLLALTDATRSAMELIEILGLETKTGAFKRAIKELLEQELIAYTLPEKPGSRLQKYRITEIGSSYVKNIQKDQ is encoded by the coding sequence ATGACAGAAAATAATCGCATCGAATACAAGCGCGAGCTGACTGACGGACTGGAGAAAGAGGTCATCGCATTTCTGAACTATCATGATGGTGGCATTATCTATATCGGTATTGACAAGCATGGAGCGATCTACGGCGTTTCGGAGTGCGACGCTCTGCAGCTTGTCATCAAGGATCGCCTCAAAAATAATATTCAGCCCTCATGCCTTGGTTTGTTCGATGTCATTCACGAAACCCGTGAAGGCAAAGATATTATTAAACTCATCGTTGCCAGTGGTACCGAAAAGCCCTATTACCTGCGCAGGTTCGGCATGTCGGAAAAAGGATGTTTCATTCGCATTGGCAGCGCCAGTGAGCCCATGACGCAGCACATGATTGAAGAGTTGTTTGCCCGGCGTACGCGTAATTCGATCGCCCGTATCCGTTCTTTGCGGCAGGATCTCACCTTTGAACAGCTTAAAATCTACTATCAGGAGGCAGGACTTACACTTGGCGACAAATTCGCCGCGAATCTCGAACTGCTCACCGAGGATGGAGTTTACAATTATGCCGGTTACCTGTTGGCAGACCAGAACGGCAATTCGGTGCAGGTGGCAAAATACGCAGGCACTGACAGGGTTGATCTGCTTGAAAGCAAGGATTACGGCTTCTGTTGCCTGGTTAAAACCTGCAAGCAGATACTCGATCGTCTGGAGGGAGTCGAGAACCGAGTTATCAATAAAATAACTCCCCGTGAGCGTATCAGCCGAAGCCTGTGGGGAAAGGTTGCCCTTCGTGAAGCCGTTATCAACGCCATCATTCACAACGACTACAGTACCGAACTGGTGCCAAAGTTTGAAATTTTTGCTGATCGACTGGAAATTACCTCGGCAGGTACCGTTCATCCCGGATCGGAGCAGGATGATTTTTTTGCCGGTTACTCCATGCCTCGCAACAAAACCCTGATGCGGGTCTTCAAGGATCTTGCTATGGTGGAATATCTCGGCTCTGGAATGCCCCGGATTCTGAAAGCTTACCCGCGTGAAGCCTACACATTCTCCACTCATTTCATACGGACGACCTTTCCCGTTTCCAGGGAAGCTCTTGCGCTGGAAGAAGAGGTACTGAAAGCCGAAGCAAAAACCTCGGGGGCCCAGTCAAGGGCCCAGTCAAGGGCCCAGTCGGTAGCTGTTCTGCTGGCATTGACCGATGCAACCCGCTCTGCCATGGAGCTTATCGAAATACTTGGTCTTGAGACCAAAACAGGGGCATTCAAGCGAGCCATAAAGGAGTTGCTCGAACAGGAGCTTATTGCCTATACTCTCCCTGAAAAGCCCGGCAGCCGCCTGCAAAAGTACCGGATTACCGAAATAGGGTCAAGCTATGTAAAGAATATTCAAAAAGATCAATAA
- a CDS encoding type I restriction endonuclease subunit R: MKNEQQTRIELIDRMLLQASWNVNDPLQVVAEFDILVGLPEGVQEPRTPYEGHQFSDYVLLGKDGKPLAVVEAKKTSRDAAIGREQAKQYCCNIWKQLGVELPFCFYTNGLETFFWDIDNYPPRKVIGFPTRDDLERFSYIRRSRKPLTEELINTAIAGRDYQIRAIRSVLEAIEQKKRDFLLVMATGTGKTRTAIAMVDALMRGGHAEKILFLVDRIALREQALSAFKEHLPHEPRWPNSGEKVFAKDRRIYIATYPTMLNLIRDESSYLSPSFFDFIVVDESHRSIYNTWGEILDYFKTITLGLTATPTDILDHNTFNLFHCENGLPTFAYTYEEAVNNIPPYLCNFQVMKIQTKFQMEGISKRTISLEDQKKLILEGKDIEEINFEGTQLEKQVINRGTNSLIVKEFMEECIKDQNGVLPGKTIFFCATIAHARRIEEIFDRLYPEYKGELAKVLVSDDPRVYGKGGLLDQFTNSDMPRIAISVDMLDTGIDIRELVNLVFVKPVYSYTKFWQMIGRGTRLLEPAKIKPWCTKKELFLILDCWDNFEYFKLQPKGKELTQQLPLPVKLFGLRLDKIEYALSIGNTAIAEREVVKLRKQIAGLPHTSVVIKEAASLLHPLEEENFWISLTPQKLENLRSEIKPLFRTVSDADFKAMRFERDVLESSLAKLRDQKERYGTLNDGIAEQISQLPLSVGFVKQEEELIRAAQTKHFWNQATEESFDELIEKLSQLMKFREPDSGAIGQVHLNLQDLLHHKEMVEFGPRNEAVSITRYREMVESLITELTKQNPILSKIKEGKEISPEEATELAELLHEEHPHITEELLRAVYQNRKAHFIQFIRHILGLEILKSFPETVADAFNQFIKQHSNFSTRQLDFLNLLKNVLAEREKVEKRDLINAPFTVIHPKGIRGVFSPAEINEILALARQLAA; this comes from the coding sequence ATGAAAAACGAGCAGCAAACCCGCATCGAATTGATTGACAGGATGTTACTGCAGGCGAGCTGGAACGTGAACGATCCTCTCCAGGTTGTAGCAGAGTTCGATATTCTTGTCGGTTTGCCCGAAGGGGTGCAGGAACCCCGCACTCCTTATGAAGGCCATCAGTTCAGCGACTATGTTTTGCTGGGTAAGGATGGCAAACCTCTTGCCGTCGTTGAAGCAAAAAAAACAAGTAGGGATGCAGCCATTGGCCGTGAACAGGCAAAACAGTATTGCTGCAATATCTGGAAACAGTTGGGCGTCGAGCTTCCATTCTGTTTTTATACCAATGGCCTTGAGACCTTTTTCTGGGATATCGACAACTACCCTCCACGAAAGGTAATCGGCTTTCCAACCCGTGATGACCTTGAGCGGTTCAGCTATATCCGCAGAAGCCGCAAGCCTCTCACCGAAGAACTGATCAATACAGCCATTGCCGGACGGGATTATCAGATTCGCGCCATTCGATCCGTCCTCGAAGCCATTGAACAGAAAAAGCGGGACTTCCTGCTCGTTATGGCCACCGGCACAGGGAAAACCCGCACCGCAATCGCCATGGTTGATGCCCTAATGCGTGGCGGACATGCTGAAAAAATTCTTTTTCTGGTCGATCGCATTGCCTTGCGTGAGCAGGCGCTCTCCGCCTTCAAGGAGCATTTGCCCCACGAACCTCGCTGGCCCAACAGCGGTGAAAAGGTTTTTGCAAAAGATCGCCGTATCTACATTGCGACCTACCCAACGATGCTCAACCTCATCAGGGATGAATCATCATACCTTTCACCCTCTTTCTTTGACTTCATTGTCGTAGACGAGAGCCATCGCTCCATCTACAACACCTGGGGGGAGATCCTCGATTACTTCAAAACAATCACCCTGGGGCTGACGGCAACCCCCACAGATATTCTTGACCACAACACCTTCAACCTCTTTCACTGCGAGAATGGCCTTCCAACCTTTGCCTATACCTATGAAGAGGCAGTGAACAATATTCCGCCATATCTGTGCAATTTCCAGGTGATGAAAATCCAGACGAAATTCCAGATGGAGGGCATCAGCAAGCGGACAATCTCCCTTGAAGATCAGAAAAAACTGATTCTCGAAGGCAAGGATATCGAAGAGATCAATTTTGAAGGGACGCAGCTTGAAAAGCAGGTGATCAATCGGGGGACGAACAGCCTGATTGTCAAAGAGTTCATGGAAGAGTGCATCAAAGACCAGAACGGCGTTCTTCCCGGAAAAACCATATTCTTCTGCGCCACCATAGCCCATGCACGCAGAATTGAAGAGATATTCGACAGGCTCTACCCGGAATACAAAGGCGAACTTGCCAAGGTTCTGGTTTCCGATGACCCCCGCGTCTACGGCAAGGGAGGTTTGCTCGATCAGTTTACGAACAGCGATATGCCCCGCATCGCCATCAGTGTTGACATGCTCGATACCGGTATAGACATCCGGGAACTCGTCAATCTCGTCTTTGTCAAGCCGGTCTACTCCTACACAAAATTCTGGCAGATGATTGGCCGAGGCACGCGGCTCCTTGAACCCGCAAAAATCAAGCCATGGTGCACCAAAAAAGAGCTTTTCCTGATTCTTGACTGCTGGGACAACTTCGAATATTTCAAGCTTCAGCCCAAAGGCAAAGAGCTGACACAGCAACTCCCGCTTCCGGTGAAACTGTTCGGGCTGCGGCTCGACAAAATTGAATATGCCCTCTCAATTGGTAACACGGCCATTGCAGAACGGGAAGTGGTAAAACTGCGTAAACAGATTGCCGGGCTTCCGCATACCTCAGTGGTGATCAAAGAGGCCGCATCGCTTCTTCACCCTCTGGAAGAGGAGAACTTCTGGATATCTCTCACACCCCAAAAGCTGGAAAATCTGAGAAGCGAGATCAAACCACTCTTCAGAACCGTCTCGGATGCCGATTTTAAAGCCATGCGTTTTGAGCGGGACGTTCTGGAGAGTTCACTGGCAAAACTTCGCGACCAGAAAGAGCGCTACGGCACGCTCAACGACGGTATTGCCGAGCAGATCAGCCAGCTTCCCCTGAGCGTCGGCTTTGTGAAACAAGAAGAGGAATTGATACGGGCCGCTCAAACGAAACACTTCTGGAACCAGGCTACGGAAGAGAGCTTCGACGAGCTGATTGAAAAGCTCTCCCAGTTGATGAAGTTTCGCGAGCCTGATAGCGGCGCAATCGGTCAAGTTCACCTGAACTTGCAGGATCTTCTGCACCATAAAGAGATGGTTGAATTCGGCCCCCGAAATGAGGCCGTCAGCATTACCCGCTACCGCGAAATGGTTGAATCGCTCATTACCGAACTGACAAAACAGAATCCGATTCTTTCCAAAATCAAGGAGGGTAAAGAGATTTCCCCTGAAGAGGCCACTGAACTTGCGGAGCTGCTCCACGAAGAGCATCCGCACATTACCGAGGAGCTGTTGCGTGCCGTCTATCAAAACCGCAAGGCCCATTTCATCCAGTTTATCCGCCATATTCTCGGCCTCGAAATTCTCAAGAGCTTCCCTGAAACGGTTGCCGATGCGTTCAATCAGTTTATCAAACAGCATTCCAACTTTTCCACTCGCCAACTCGACTTTTTAAACCTCCTCAAAAACGTTCTTGCGGAACGTGAAAAAGTTGAAAAAAGAGACCTGATCAACGCCCCCTTCACGGTCATCCACCCGAAAGGCATTCGCGGAGTCTTCAGTCCGGCTGAAATCAATGAAATTCTGGCATTGGCCCGGCAACTTGCAGCATAA
- a CDS encoding YbhB/YbcL family Raf kinase inhibitor-like protein: protein MFRKLFLVVVALCCTSTVALAGNFRLTSPTIQSGATLTEEQVFDGFGCTGKNQSPALKWTAGPNGTKSYAVTVYDPDAPTGSGWWHWVVYNIPASVTELAYGAGDATGTLLPPGTLQGRTDFGTHTFGGACPPKGDKPHRYIFTVYALKIEKIDAPAEASAALIGFMIHANTLAKASFTAKYGR from the coding sequence ATGTTCAGAAAATTGTTTTTAGTCGTTGTCGCTCTTTGTTGTACCTCGACGGTAGCACTTGCCGGTAACTTTAGGCTCACAAGCCCAACGATTCAATCCGGAGCCACCCTCACCGAGGAACAAGTATTTGATGGCTTTGGCTGTACGGGGAAAAATCAATCACCAGCGCTGAAATGGACAGCAGGGCCGAATGGAACAAAAAGCTATGCCGTTACCGTGTATGATCCTGATGCTCCTACAGGCTCAGGCTGGTGGCATTGGGTTGTCTACAATATCCCGGCAAGTGTGACCGAATTGGCTTATGGTGCCGGGGATGCAACAGGGACGCTTCTGCCTCCAGGAACTCTTCAAGGTCGTACAGATTTTGGTACCCATACATTCGGCGGTGCATGTCCACCAAAAGGCGATAAGCCCCATCGTTACATTTTTACCGTCTATGCCTTGAAAATTGAAAAAATTGATGCTCCTGCCGAAGCCTCCGCAGCATTGATCGGCTTCATGATTCATGCCAATACCCTTGCAAAAGCGAGCTTTACAGCCAAATATGGTCGCTGA